Genomic segment of Xylanivirga thermophila:
GCCATATTAGGGCAGATGATACATAAACAGTTTCAGAAGAACGACTGTTAAATTTGCCAGGTAAAAGTATTCTATTATAGAATGAGAAAAAATAATGAATAGTATAGGTACCCAAAATATTGAAACAAAAAGACTTATTTTAAGAAAGATAGCCATAAGTGATGCTGAGGATATGTTTAATAATTGGGCAAGCGATAACGAGGTTACTAAATATGTAACTTGGAGAGCACATAAAAGCATAGAGGATACAAGGAAGATCATTAACTTTTGGCTTATTATTCCATATTGAGGGAAGAAAGGAGGAAAGGAAATAAATTTATTCAATTTTAAGGAGATGTTGATATGAGAAAAGAGCTATTCATAGGGATTTTTGCACAAGCAATTTACATTGTTTTAAGTCGTTTTTTTAATGCACCTGAATTATTTTTAGGATTTTTGCAAGGGCTGGCAGTATGTTTTATTATCATAGGTATTTTACCTAGAGAGTCTTATTCAAAATTGAAAGAATGGAAAAGGGCTATTCGACTTGACAACTAACAAGCGTATATTTTTCTGTATTTATAGGAATTTAGATGTTCAAATTTGCGTGTACCTGTATTACTAATTAGAATTAGTCATAGCAAGCATCCCACTGTATTTGATTTTTTCATCAAAAACTTATACGTGATTTTCTTGCTATGCTTCTATATTTTTTGTTTTTGCATTTAATTATATAATGAACTTTTTTATAATAGACCTTATTAAAGATTGGGCTTGGAAAATATCACTTATAATGGGACATTTATCTACATATATAGAAACGATATTTTCTGAAAAGGATAATAAGGATATAGTTGAAGAGATAGTAAGTGAGCCGTAACCTCACAAAGAGTACTTATATAAAAATTAAACTGTATTATAAATTATTATGACCTATTAGTATTTTATTGTGTACTAGAGATTATTTAAGTGTTGGAGAGTGGAAAATGAAAAATCTAATTTTTATAAATGGAACTATGGGCGTAGGAAAGACAGCAACAAGCAGAGAATTGCAAAAACTATTGCCAAATTGTGTCTTTCTTGATGGTGATTGGTGTTGGGATATGTCACCTTTTATCGTGAATGATGAAACCAAAAAGATGGTAGTAGATAATATTAGTTATCTCTTAAATAATTTTATTTCATGTTCGGTGTATGAAAATGTTATTTTTTGTTGGGTAATGCATAAACAAGGTGTTCTTGATGATGCCTCTCTCTTAATTACATCTATAAGGGTTGGTATATGTAATGCATAAACAAGGTGTTCTTGATGATGTATTATCTAGATTAGACAAACGCGATTCTATATTATATAAGTTTTCTCTAGTATGTTCAGAACAATCATTAATTTCACGAATTACAAAGGATGTAGAACTGGGAATAAGGACTAAAGACGTTATTAACAGAAGTATACCAAGATTAAAAAATTATGTTGAAATGGATACAGAGAAAATTGATGTAAGCAAGATTTCTGCCAAAGAAGCAGCAGAAATAATATTTAAGCGCATTATACACAAACCATAATCATTATAAATAATATTCTTCTTAAAGCACTCCAACACATACAAACCAAGCAAAACTTTCCTTTTTGCAAATAGAGTCTTTCCAAAGTTGCAAAAAACAGGGCTTTAGAACAACATTATTTTCGTTTTGGAACGAGTTTATTTGGTGTTGACAACATCTGTGACCATCAAATAAAGTCGTTCCCTCAAGATCATACCCCTCAACCCCTTGATACTACTGCCCTTGAACCTGAATTGTAATAAACTACAAGAAAATAAAGTCGCTTCCTGAAAAGACGTTTTTTAATACATAATCTGGAAAATATGGGAGGGAATAAAGAAAATAAAGTCGTTCCGTAAGGGCAGGATTTAGGGGAAAATTTAAGGGAAACAAGAGAAAGAAAAGGGGGCTAAAGGCCTCATATTAGAGGGATAGAAAGATTTTAAAATAAGAAAAAATAAAAGAAGAAAAACCTTTAAACCTTACTTCCTGACCCTGTTCCAGAGAACAACTTTATTTGCCGGGGAACAACTTTATTTGCTGGGGAAAGGGTTTATTTGATGTTGACAACATCATGTGAATATAAAATAAACTCATTCCCTCCCCAACTCCGCAAACCCGCATGGTTGGTGTATGGGATAAAATGGATGCAAATAAAGATGTTCCATAAAATAGATGATTAGATAGAATTAAATGGTAAAATTGGAAGAGAAAAAAGTAAATAAAGGCGTTCCGTAGAAGGGATAAGGAATAAGGGGAAAGGGATAAGGAGAAAAAGATAAAATCCTTCGTAATCCGCATGATAAGTGGATTATGAAGGATTGATTTATTTTATTGGATAACATCCTTATCCCTTAAACCTATTCACTTAATCCTGTTCCGAAGGAACATCTTTATTTTCAGCGGAACGACTTTATTTGCAATGGAACGAGTTTATTTGATGTTTACACAGAAGGCAGGATTAAGGAACAAGGAGAAAGGGAATAGAGTACATTATTGAAATTTAGCATGGGAATATATAGTTTGCTCTAAAAGTGGTAGAAATTTAGCCAAGAAAAAATAAAATTATGGATTTATTGACAAATTTATACTTGTGATATATAGTAAATTGTAGAATATACATTCTTAACGACATATATGTGGATTCACTTTCGTTTGCTTCATGTGGATATATTAATTTTTAGAAAGGAGGCAGAATAATGCCATACTATTATGTTAATAACGACCAAACCAGAAATCCGGGTCTACATCATGAAGTACATACTGAGGAACATGCAAATGAACTGAAAATCTCAAACAAAACATATCTAGGTTATTTTCCTAATTGTGTAGGTGCTAAGAAGAAAGCAAAAGAGATTTACAGCGACGCTGATGGATGCGCAATTTGTTGTCCGCTATGTCATGAAGGATAAACTATATTATATTTTAATAATTAATTGTCTAAAACGTTGTGGAGATAGAAATATTACATTTTCAAGATTAGTTTGAATATTGGAATAATTAGGAGTTAAGGAAAGAGATAAAAGTTAGATGATGAAGGATGGCTGAATTTTGAAAGAACATGAGGAAACATTGAAATAGATTAGAGAATTCATTTGAGATAAGATTTATATTTTGATGAAGGCTGAACACCTTTTTTATAAACGTTCAGTCTTTTTCATATAGTGAAACGTTTACAATTCTGTTTAAGGGTGATAAGTACATGTCTATTAATAATGAGTTTAATAGATTTATAAGAGAAAATTTGGCTTTGTCACTAAAGGATATTAGTTCAAGAGTTAAAAGTAGAGAATGGCTTATAGATAGAGTAATTCAGAAGATAAAAGAAAAAATAGATAGCCCTCAATTATATAAGGAAAATGGCCAAGAATATATAACATTTGGTAGTTATTTTAAAGGGACCAAAGTATCTGATGTGGATGAATTTGATATTATGCTTATTATTGATTCGAATGGTGGGGTGTTTAAGCAAGGAGGAGTTCAAATAGGCGAAGGAATTGGTATTATTGACCCTAACCCTAAATACTTTGATAAATATAAGAAAGACAACGACCCTGAATCTGTAAGTCCAAGGAAGATAATGAATTGGTTAAAGGGTATTATTGATGAAGTTTTAGAACCTTATGATTGTGAACCTGGCGAAAAAGATGGACAGGCTGTTACAGCACATATTAAAAGTAAAGATATATATATTGATTTTGTACCTGGAAGCATTTTTAGAAAAGTTGGTTCTAATGAGATATTTTACACTATACCAAAGGGGGATGCAGATGGGGGCTGGATTATAACAAATCCACGAATTGATAAGGAAATTGTTAATGAAACTGGTTCAAAGTATGAACAATTCAAAAATAGCATTAGATTATTTAAATATATTTTTAAAGAAAGTTATAATGTGAAGATATCATCTTATGCGGTTGAATCAGCACATATAGATTTTGAGAGGAAATACTATTTTTATGATAATTATAAGTATGATTTTATCAACATTTTGAATCATTTTATAACGCTTGTACAAAACAAAAAAATTCCGGATATGAGGGATAGCAGCATAAATCTCATATCGAACATTAACTACGATGCCTGCTTGCAAAAATTAAATAGAATTAAAGAACGATTTCTTGATTTAGATGAGGAGAGTACCACATTAGCAACTGATGTCGATGCTTTTTTAAGAAATAAGTAAATGGTTGGTGATATGTTTGAATGATATTAATAAAAAACAAAATGAGGAAGAATTTTTATTGTATTTTTTTGCTCAAAGAAAATTATATTCAAATGCAAAAATAATTAATCTTCTGCTATTTTGGATAGGAGTTGCAATTTATATATTAGGACTTTTACCTGCTGTTAAAAATAATTTTGATTATCATTATAATTTAGCAACTGTTATATGGATAGTTATATCTCAAATTCTTAATGATAGAAGTGCATCAATTAAGTTAATGGCTGCAGAATATCAAGAATATATTGATAGAAGTTTGTTCGACTTTCCAATTAACGATGATATTATAAGTAATCTAGACAAGTTGAAAAGATACGCAATAGATTTAAAGATAAAGCATAATAAAGAATTTAATGAAAAAATTAAACCTAATACTAAAGGAACTATTTATAATTGGTATAGTGATGTATCAAATCTACCTATTGAAATTGCTAGGCTCTTTTGTCAAAATGAAAACTGCCACTGGGAAAGTAAACTTAGAAGAGATTATAATAAGGTATTGTATTTTCTTATTATCACTGCAATAAGTATGTATGTTTATATGTTAGTAAAGTATTATTCTGGATATGCAATTTTTAACCTAATATATGCTATACCGGTAAGCATTGAAATTATGAAGTTAATTAAGCATAATAATGAAATAATAAAAATTTGTGATGAATTGGAAGACAGAATAAATAGGGTTTATACATATATTTCCAAGGAACTAAATGATATAGATAATCAGTATCTTTATAAAGAATCAATTGTTATCCAAAGAAAAATATTTGACTATAGAAAAACCAATATTTCTATACCAGATTTTTTATATTACTTTTTAAGAAAAAAGTATCAAAAAGAATCAACACAATTCATTGAAATGTTA
This window contains:
- a CDS encoding GNAT family N-acetyltransferase, producing the protein MNSIGTQNIETKRLILRKIAISDAEDMFNNWASDNEVTKYVTWRAHKSIEDTRKIINFWLIIPY
- a CDS encoding S-4TM family putative pore-forming effector; this translates as MNDINKKQNEEEFLLYFFAQRKLYSNAKIINLLLFWIGVAIYILGLLPAVKNNFDYHYNLATVIWIVISQILNDRSASIKLMAAEYQEYIDRSLFDFPINDDIISNLDKLKRYAIDLKIKHNKEFNEKIKPNTKGTIYNWYSDVSNLPIEIARLFCQNENCHWESKLRRDYNKVLYFLIITAISMYVYMLVKYYSGYAIFNLIYAIPVSIEIMKLIKHNNEIIKICDELEDRINRVYTYISKELNDIDNQYLYKESIVIQRKIFDYRKTNISIPDFLYYFLRKKYQKESTQFIEMLKGEILDKYKKAIITED